CATCAACCTCAGCCCGTTTTGTGGCAATCCGTCCTCCGTCCTCCGCCAGATCGCGCAGTTCCCATTGCCCCTCGAGCGCCTCGACCTCTCGAACCAGGAGTCCCTCCGCTTCGATGGGTTGCGCCAGATGGGGTCCAAGTTCGGGGCTTTGAGGGTCTTGGTGCTGTCCAAGATTCGGCTTTTGGGGGATGACGACTTGGTTTCGATCGCGGGGCACTTTCCCTTGCTCGAAGAGCTCGACATCAGCTATCCGAGGCGGAGTCGTAAAGCTCGGGTCACGGATGACGGTATCTCGGTCCTGTCTCAGACGCTGCAGAGGCTGTCGCGAATCGACATTTCGGGTAATCAGTCTGTCTCTGACCAGTCTCTTGTCGTTGTGGCAGTGAATTGCCCGTGTCTGAGGGAAATTTGGTTTAGGGATTGTGGCTTAATTACTGGGAGAGGTATTGCTTCGTTGATAAAGAAGAGGCCTCAATTGGTCTCCTTGGCCCTGATTGATATGGAGGAGGAGACGATTTTTTGTGAGGAGTTGGTGGATTCCTTTCGTCATGCGGAGGGTTTGAGTCATCTGGATTTCTCGGGCTCGTTTATCTGGGATGAGTTGCTGATGTCTGTCGCGAAGGCAAATATTCCACTAGAGTGCCTTGATCTTTCGGATGCTTCGGGGTTTTCGTTCAATGGGATTCGGAAGATCGTGCTAAAGCACCGGGGCATCAAGGTCTTAGATTTGGAGGGAGCACGTTTCCTCACGGATGGCGACATGAGCGTGGTTTGTAAAGATCTTGGCAGTCTAACCTCCATTAACGTCAGTCGCTGCATCAATCTCACAAAGACGACATTGTATAACCTCACAAGACAATGTCCCCTCCTGAAGAGAATCTTTATGGAGAGGACGAACCTAAGGAAGGATGATGCTAATGAGACTGATATCGTGGTGAATTCTCAAGTGAGGTCTCTTATCATACCTAGTAATGAGAATTTGACCGACGAATGCCTCAAGAAGATCGGGCGTATGTGCCCCAACTTGTGGTATCTTGATGTGGGCGTTTGTTTGAAGATAACTGGGGACGGCATTTCGGGTGTGCTGAAGAGATGCCCTGAAATCAAGCATTTGGACATGCGTGGTTTAAAAAACATAGGGAGTCTAAGCATCGACTTTGAACTCCCACAGTTAGAGGGCTTGCAAGCAGGTGGCTTGAAACTCAATGACGAGCAACTAGCGGCATTTATAAGTAGATGTTGCCATCTCGAGCATCTCGACTTACAGAAGTGTGTGCATCTGTCGACCAAAGGGGTGGAAATGGTGGTGAAGAATTGCAAGACATTGAGGAAGATAAACTTGGGGAGCTGCCATAATGTACGTGATGATGTCCCATTTCTAGATTGGATGGTGTCCGTGAGGCCATCGTTGAGGAGAATAGTCCCACCTCACAGATTCGTTTCGTCCGAAACCCAAGACTTCTTCTTGCAGCGTGGTTGTCTTGTCCGTGGTTATTGACTTCAAAAGGGGCGATGGATGAGGTAATTGTGGTTGTCCAGCAGCTTGGTTGTCTTGTTAGAGATATTTTTCTAGGATAGCTTTCATTTTATTCAAGTATAAATGCCCTTGATTCTGAAAAACTTAGAAGCGAAGCCAATTGGTCAATGGTCACGCAGCGATCATGGATAAACCAGCAGAGAGATTAAATAAGAGAGAGGGTAACTGGgcagattttcttttcttagacATGGTCGACAGTGAGTGTTAGCTACCATATTTACATGTCGTTTTAATGGGTGTCTTAACATAAAAAACCACGAGCGTAATTCCATATATTCCCGATATAATAAACTCACGATTTTACATCAAGAAGTTGTAACAAATGGAAATGGTTATCTTTGCTTCTTCATGCACTCCAATTACTGCACTTTACATTTGCATGTAATTTTGTTTCGATTTACTTTCAATTCTGTGTAATCTCATTTTCATGTGGGCTTTACATTTCCTTGCTTTCCTATTGAAAAATTGATCACTCGATGTGAAACATCATTCTGCGCTTTGTACTTGGAATTTGTACTTGGAAGTGGAACCACAGGCCGGTCTCGATCTCTCGGATCGTAATGAAGTTCAACGTGTCTCGGTGCGTCTTCCTTAATCGTACATTACTTTAGCGCGCCCTACGGATCGATTTTCATCAATAACTTGCCGTGTTAATCACATTCAAGCGTGTAACGTATCTCCTAGAGATTGGATGAAGGAGGAAAACATGGGATtttacaaatccaaataaaATGCTCTCGTTAGTTTCACAGAAAGTcagtaatttggaaaaaaaaattcctaaaaaattgatCGTTTgtatctcttgaaataattataatGATAAatatatctatctatctatctatataATTTcgggataatgaaaatatttttcgtttattcatttcgTAAGCGTAACACGCAGTTACTTgcaagaattttttctttttcaaatcattcatttttcgagaaataaataGAGCATCAATGGGGTTCGTCTATTCAGTGAGTCGAGATATGGTAATATAAACCCTGCCAAAATACTAGTGAAATCGACTTACAGCTTtatcattaaattttcttttgggaaaaagaaaaagggaaatgaggACGCAAAGGAACCCAATTGCTCACTGCATTGAGTGAGTATGCAATTGGCTTTAAAGGGTTACAAGTCTTTCAAGAATGAACGGAGGAGGTGGGACATTTTATGAAGAATTCGCTTTTGGAGATTGTGAGAACGTACTGGTGTGGCGATTGCGTAGGAAAATATTAGGGCCTACCAACACAAGCCATGGATGAATGCATCTGAATTCAATGAATTTGGATGGTTCAATACAGCACCTGAATTCCATGACCCCTGGCTCCTCCTGCCAAAGCTCGAAGCTACAAAGCTAAACAAAGAAGAGGCTCAAGAGGGGCATTTCCACCCTTCCATGGCCTAAAAAGTACAGTGAGATTGTCGACTTAGACTAGATGGCTACAATCAGCGTGTAATGATCCGACGTTTGACTGTGATTGTCAATCAACAGCTGATGGTCGTCTCAGTTATTCAACAGTTCATCAAGGAGGACCCAACAATTTCGCCACGGTATTACGGTTGACATGCCTATAAAAGGGAAGAGAATGGCCACTCGGGAAACTGAGCCGTAACAACCATGCGATCAATGTTCGTTTCAAAAAGGTTGGTTATTATTTTGCCCTTTACTTCGATATCGACAAGCTAACATAAATAACCATTACGATACTTTCGGGAACTTGACTGAATTTGAACTCTTACAAATTACGACTGGATGGATGAGATGCATCGGAGGTGATCATGGATTTGTGGCCTCTCGGGCCGAAAGCAAAAATTGGACTAGCCGTTCAATTCTTGGTCCATTCAAGCCCTGTCCATCTTATATTAAACGATTAGTAATTTGTTTTCACGTAGAAATTGGTCCGCCCATGGATCGATCTAGTATTAAAATACGAAAGATGCATTGCCCATAATTAGCACTAGTGCCGACTGGATTAAACTCGGTCCACCCCTCCAAAAGAATTTCCCCGCGATTTTGGGGGGGCCCTTTTAGATCGTCATACACGTGCTCCGTCATTTCATTGAACCAATGGCGGAAGAACTTGGGTGTGGTGCAAACTGGATGTCGTGACATATGGAGTGTTTCATTAAATCCAAATTTCGATGGATGTCTTCTTAGAGGCATACGGTTGGATTAAGCTTTAACGGGCAAGACTTAGGGAACCCTCTATATGGTAAACCCTAGCTAAGAAAAAGGAGGGATGGACCGAGACTAGATGGATAACAATCAGCGTGTAATGGTTCGATGATTAAGGATAATTATCAATCAACAGTTGACTTGGGGGGAGTAGATTTCCTCACGGATGAGGTCATGGGAGTGATATGTAGAAATCTTCGCAGTCTGACCTCGATCGACATCAGACACTGCTTAAATCTCATGTAGACGACATTGGATAACTGACTTCTGTTGGCTGTGGATCATATTATAACTTGCtgagtgatgaaaatatttctacACGCCCTGTCAAAAACAAGCACCGAAGCTGCCTCGGATGAAAGGTTGCCATTTGCTCATCTCTTCTTTAGATGGGCACAGCTTTCGGCCTATCAAAGCCCGACCAAATGCGAACTTCACCGGTCGAGCTCAATTTCATATTTCTCGTAGGTTATGAGTGAGCTTGGGCATGGCCACCCAGGCATTTCTCCGAGCCCTGCCTCACCAATCCGACTATAGAAATTTCTTGCCATCCCGTCCTAAAGCTCGACGTAGAAAATTCATGTTCATCTTCTCATTCATTTGGTGAAGGATTCGAAACCCCACATGTTTGTCCTGGATCTTAGTTAGTGCGAGTGCTGCTCCTCCACGTGCATATGCAAATGTTATTACCCAACAACACGAGCGGATTCATGGATTGCGAATTTTCgaaagaaaggcaaaaatttGGGTAGGTCCGAATTTACTCAACTTTACGTAGGTTCTTCTTCATTATCAAATCTATACTTCTAAACGAAGTTTGCCTTTTGCCACGCTAGCCCTCTTAAATTTGACATATCTATAGACTATTTAAGAAAATCATACGCAAGCACATCAAAATTGACTCCATGAAATTTAGATAGACATAGCAGTAAACGGGACTAatgtatataaaagaaaataaaaatctcacaaCAGATAGGATTGTTGTGTTACGAGTCCCACCCAGAGAATCGAGCAGTGCTTTACTTGCTTGGATCTTGAAAGCTGCACTTCTCAAAGAGCTGTTGCCAATGTCCCCGTTCTCCGTTGGGATTGCGTTTCAATCTCTATTTGCAAGATGGCGAGAGAACACTTTCTGACCAAGTCAAAATGCTTTTGCGGACCTTGGAAGATCAGAAGACATCGATTGATTGAGTTTTGATTCTTGCGTTCTGCCCAAGTGTTTTCAGTTGTCTTAAGTAGCTCTTTGCTCCTTGCAAAAGTACACACTTCCACAAAGCTACAAAGCTAACCAAAAGAGAGGGGCATTTCTACCCTTTCATGGCCTAAAATCAACGTGCAGTGGTCTAAAGATTGACTATGATTGTCCATCAACAGCTGACATGGTCTCAGTCATTCAACAATTCATCAAGGACCCAACAATTTTGCTATGGTATTATTGTAGACAGGCCCATAAAAGAGATTGGTATGGCCAACGCAAAACACT
This sequence is a window from Rhodamnia argentea isolate NSW1041297 chromosome 3, ASM2092103v1, whole genome shotgun sequence. Protein-coding genes within it:
- the LOC115731022 gene encoding F-box/LRR-repeat protein 7-like isoform X3, whose product is MAEQPPWEDLPPLCWEAVLRSLSSNADLQSFSSVCKRLLDISNAFRTSLAIPNQLTPYLDSLLSRRVTSLKSINLSPFCGNPSSVLRQIAQFPLPLERLDLSNQESLRFDGLRQMGSKFGALRVLVLSKIRLLGDDDLVSIAGHFPLLEELDISYPRRSRKARVTDDGISVLSQTLQRLSRIDISGNQSVSDQSLVVVAVNCPCLREIWFRDCGLITGRGIASLIKKRPQLVSLALIDMEEETIFCEELVDSFRHAEGLSHLDFSGSFIWDELLMSVAKANIPLECLDLSDASGFSFNGIRKIVLKHRGIKVLDLEGARFLTDGDMSVVCKDLGSLTSINVSRCINLTKTTLYNLTRQCPLLKRIFMERTNLRKDDANETDIVVNSQVRSLIIPSNENLTDECLKKIGRMCPNLWYLDVGVCLKITGDGISGVLKRCPEIKHLDMRGLKNIGSLSIDFELPQLEGLQAGGLKLNDEQLAAFISRCCHLEHLDLQKCVHLSTKGVEMAVKNCKTLREVNLMDCHIVDDDVPFLDWKVSVRPSLRRIVPPCGLISSEIQDLFLQRGCLVRDD
- the LOC115731022 gene encoding F-box/LRR-repeat protein 7-like isoform X4, translated to MAEQPPWEDLPPLCWEAVLRSLSSNADLQSFSSVCKRLLDISNAFRTSLAIPNQLTPYLDSLLSRRVTSLKSINLSPFCGNPSSVLRQIAQFPLPLERLDLSNQESLRFDGLRQMGSKFGALRVLVLSKIRLLGDDDLVSIAGHFPLLEELDISYPRRSRKARVTDDGISVLSQTLQRLSRIDISGNQSVSDQSLVVVAVNCPCLREIWFRDCGLITGRGIASLIKKRPQLVSLALIDMEEETIFCEELVDSFRHAEGLSHLDFSGSFIWDELLMSVAKANIPLECLDLSDASGFSFNGIRKIVLKHRGIKVLDLEGARFLTDGDMSVVCKDLGSLTSINVSRCINLTKTTLYNLTRQCPLLKRIFMERTNLRKDDANETDIVVNSQVRSLIIPSNENLTDECLKKIGRMCPNLWYLDVGVCLKITGDGISGVLKRCPEIKHLDMRGLKNIGSLSIDFELPQLEGLQAGGLKLNDEQLAAFISRCCHLEHLDLQKCVHLSTKGVEMAVKNCKTLREVNLMDCHIVDDDVPFLDWKVSVRPSLRRIVPPCGLISSEIQDLFLQRGCLVCDD
- the LOC115731022 gene encoding F-box/LRR-repeat protein 7-like isoform X5; the encoded protein is MAEQPPWEDLPPLCWEAVLRSLSSNADLQSFSSVCKRLLDISNAFRTSLAIPNQLTPYLDSLLSRRVTSLKSINLSPFCGNPSSVLRQIAQFPLPLERLDLSNQESLRFDGLRQMGSKFGALRVLVLSKIRLLGDDDLVSIAGHFPLLEELDISYPRRSRKARVTDDGISVLSQTLQRLSRIDISGNQSVSDQSLVVVAVNCPCLREIWFRDCGLITGRGIASLIKKRPQLVSLALIDMEEETIFCEELVDSFRHAEGLSHLDFSGSFIWDELLMSVAKANIPLECLDLSDASGFSFNGIRKIVLKHRGIKVLDLEGARFLTDGDMSVVCKDLGSLTSINVSRCINLTKTTLYNLTRQCPLLKRIFMERTNLRKDDANETDIVVNSQVRSLIIPSNENLTDECLKKIGRMCPNLWYLDVGVCLKITGDGISGVLKRCPEIKHLDMRGLKNIGSLSIDFELPQLEGLQAGGLKLNDEQLAAFISRCCHLEHLDLQKCVHLSTKGVVKICKTLREINLWGCHNVRNDVPFLDWMVSVRPLLRKIVPPRGFVPSEIQDDFLQRGCLVSDY
- the LOC115731022 gene encoding F-box/LRR-repeat protein 7-like isoform X1, coding for MAEQPPWEDLPPLCWEAVLRSLSSNADLQSFSSVCKRLLDISNAFRTSLAIPNQLTPYLDSLLSRRVTSLKSINLSPFCGNPSSVLRQIAQFPLPLERLDLSNQESLRFDGLRQMGSKFGALRVLVLSKIRLLGDDDLVSIAGHFPLLEELDISYPRRSRKARVTDDGISVLSQTLQRLSRIDISGNQSVSDQSLVVVAVNCPCLREIWFRDCGLITGRGIASLIKKRPQLVSLALIDMEEETIFCEELVDSFRHAEGLSHLDFSGSFIWDELLMSVAKANIPLECLDLSDASGFSFNGIRKIVLKHRGIKVLDLEGARFLTDGDMSVVCKDLGSLTSINVSRCINLTKTTLYNLTRQCPLLKRIFMERTNLRKDDANETDIVVNSQVRSLIIPSNENLTDECLKKIGRMCPNLWYLDVGVCLKITGDGISGVLKRCPEIKHLDMRGLKNIGSLSIDFELPQLEGLQAGGLKLNDEQLAAFISRCCHLEHLDLQKCVHLSTKGVEMVVKNCKTLRKINLGSCHNVRDDVPFLDWMVSVRPSLRRIVPPCGLISSEIQDLFLQRGCLVRDD
- the LOC115731022 gene encoding F-box/LRR-repeat protein 7-like isoform X2 produces the protein MAEQPPWEDLPPLCWEAVLRSLSSNADLQSFSSVCKRLLDISNAFRTSLAIPNQLTPYLDSLLSRRVTSLKSINLSPFCGNPSSVLRQIAQFPLPLERLDLSNQESLRFDGLRQMGSKFGALRVLVLSKIRLLGDDDLVSIAGHFPLLEELDISYPRRSRKARVTDDGISVLSQTLQRLSRIDISGNQSVSDQSLVVVAVNCPCLREIWFRDCGLITGRGIASLIKKRPQLVSLALIDMEEETIFCEELVDSFRHAEGLSHLDFSGSFIWDELLMSVAKANIPLECLDLSDASGFSFNGIRKIVLKHRGIKVLDLEGARFLTDGDMSVVCKDLGSLTSINVSRCINLTKTTLYNLTRQCPLLKRIFMERTNLRKDDANETDIVVNSQVRSLIIPSNENLTDECLKKIGRMCPNLWYLDVGVCLKITGDGISGVLKRCPEIKHLDMRGLKNIGSLSIDFELPQLEGLQAGGLKLNDEQLAAFISRCCHLEHLDLQKCVHLSTKGVEMVVKNCKTLRKINLGSCHNVRDDVPFLDWMVSVRPSLRRIVPPCGLISSEIQDLFLQRGCLVCDD